One genomic segment of Bradyrhizobium prioriisuperbiae includes these proteins:
- a CDS encoding SDR family NAD(P)-dependent oxidoreductase, protein MQKRNATVAVIGAGDFIGSEIAKKFAREGFTIFAGRRNGDKLAPLVQEISREGGTISARSLDARNEAEIAAFLSDADKHAPLEVCIFNIGANVNFPILDTTERVFRKVWEMACYSGFLAGREAARLMLPRGQGNIFFTGATASLRGGSGYAAFASAKFGLRAVAQATARELWPKNIHVAHLIIDSGVNTEWVRERLKEREGQEALDNLDPDRLMPPASVAESYWQLYQQPRSAWVFEQEIRPFGEKW, encoded by the coding sequence GTGCAGAAAAGAAACGCGACAGTCGCCGTGATCGGTGCGGGAGACTTCATCGGTTCGGAAATCGCCAAGAAATTCGCCCGCGAAGGCTTTACGATCTTTGCCGGGCGTCGCAATGGCGACAAGCTGGCGCCGCTGGTGCAGGAGATCAGCAGGGAGGGCGGCACGATTTCCGCCCGCTCGCTCGATGCCCGGAACGAGGCGGAGATCGCCGCCTTCCTGTCCGATGCCGACAAGCATGCGCCGCTGGAAGTCTGCATCTTCAACATCGGCGCCAATGTCAATTTCCCGATCCTCGACACCACCGAGCGGGTGTTCCGCAAGGTGTGGGAGATGGCCTGCTATTCCGGCTTCCTCGCCGGGCGCGAGGCGGCGCGGCTGATGCTGCCGCGCGGACAGGGCAACATCTTCTTCACCGGCGCCACAGCCAGCCTGCGCGGCGGCTCGGGCTATGCGGCATTTGCCAGCGCCAAGTTCGGTCTGCGCGCCGTGGCGCAAGCAACGGCACGCGAGCTGTGGCCGAAGAACATCCATGTCGCCCATCTCATCATCGACTCCGGCGTCAACACCGAATGGGTGCGTGAGCGCCTGAAGGAGCGCGAGGGGCAGGAGGCGCTCGATAATCTCGATCCGGATCGGCTGATGCCGCCGGCCTCCGTCGCCGAGAGTTACTGGCAGCTGTACCAGCAGCCGCGCAGCGCCTGGGTGTTCGAACAGGAAATCCGGCCCTTCGGCGAGAAGTGGTAG
- a CDS encoding ABC transporter substrate-binding protein → MTSARFNRRAMLATVGLIAFAPLTASFAADELPGVSATEVKVGATYPFSGPASPLGNTGKAVIAYVNLINDRGGINGRKINYLALDDAYSPPKAVEHVRRLVESDEVAFMFGQLGTPGNSATIKYLNGKKIPDAFIVTGASKFTDFKEYPYTTTGLPSYDTEGKVFAKYIEQMLPKAKIAILYQNDDLGKDFVNAFKAYFKDDYAKRVVTASYEVTDPTVDSQVVNLKNSGAEAFLFAGTPKFAAQTIRKKFELGWTPLFLFNTVAASIASAIQPAGADKAVGAISTAFYKDPNDPQWKDDAGVKTYRAFMDKYMPGADLVDVNYIFGSMQGELLEQLLKQAGQDLSRDNIVKQARAIAKFSPSMMLPGIAVNAGAANSQSITQLQLQRWNGTSFERFGDVLSADSH, encoded by the coding sequence ATGACCTCTGCACGGTTCAACCGGCGCGCGATGCTCGCGACCGTGGGCCTGATCGCCTTTGCGCCATTGACCGCGTCTTTCGCGGCGGATGAGCTTCCCGGCGTCTCCGCAACCGAAGTGAAGGTGGGGGCGACCTATCCGTTCAGCGGACCGGCGTCGCCACTCGGCAATACCGGCAAGGCGGTGATCGCCTATGTCAATCTGATCAACGACCGCGGCGGTATCAATGGCCGCAAAATCAACTATCTTGCACTCGATGACGCCTACAGTCCGCCGAAGGCGGTCGAACACGTCCGGCGCCTGGTGGAGAGCGACGAGGTGGCCTTCATGTTCGGCCAGCTCGGCACGCCCGGCAATTCCGCAACCATTAAATATTTGAACGGCAAGAAGATCCCGGATGCCTTCATCGTCACCGGTGCGTCGAAGTTCACGGACTTCAAGGAATATCCGTACACGACGACCGGGCTGCCGAGTTACGACACCGAAGGCAAGGTGTTCGCGAAATACATCGAGCAGATGCTGCCCAAGGCCAAGATCGCGATTCTCTACCAGAACGACGATCTCGGAAAAGATTTCGTCAACGCGTTCAAGGCCTATTTCAAGGATGATTACGCCAAGCGGGTGGTGACGGCCTCCTACGAGGTCACCGACCCGACGGTGGATTCCCAGGTCGTCAATCTGAAGAACTCGGGCGCCGAAGCCTTCCTGTTCGCGGGCACGCCAAAGTTCGCGGCCCAGACGATCCGCAAGAAATTCGAGCTGGGCTGGACGCCGCTGTTCCTGTTCAACACCGTGGCAGCTTCGATCGCGTCCGCAATCCAGCCGGCAGGGGCCGATAAGGCGGTCGGCGCGATCTCGACGGCCTTCTACAAGGATCCGAACGATCCGCAGTGGAAGGACGATGCGGGCGTCAAAACCTATCGCGCCTTCATGGACAAATACATGCCTGGCGCCGACCTTGTCGACGTGAACTATATCTTCGGCTCGATGCAGGGCGAACTGCTGGAGCAACTGCTGAAGCAGGCCGGACAGGACCTGTCGCGCGACAACATCGTGAAGCAGGCGCGGGCGATCGCCAAATTCAGCCCATCGATGATGCTGCCCGGCATTGCGGTCAACGCCGGCGCCGCCAATAGCCAGTCCATCACACAGCTTCAGCTGCAGCGCTGGAACGGTACGTCGTTCGAGCGGTTCGGTGACGTCTTGAGCGCAGATTCGCATTGA